ATTCTATTCAGTGCTCCAGGAAGACGTGAAGTTCAGAGGCTTACTATAAATGTCATTGATTTCGATAAGCTACGAGATGGAATCTATGTGGGAGAATATATCGGCACAAAGGATCATTCCAGAGATACCAAGGTTCAGGCATCCATATCTATGGGTTCAATTTCAGGGATTAAAATACTCAAAGGCGCTATAGATAAAAACGGAGAGCCACTTAAACTGAAGGGCGGAATAAGCATTGGTGATTTGTTTAGACATGTGATTGAATCACAATCCCTTCAGGTAGACGTTATTAGTGGTGCAACGCTTACCTCTAAAGCACATCTTAAGGCACTAGAAAATGCACTGGTGCAGGCAAAGACGAAATAATTCGTTTCAGGAGGGCTAAGATGAACATTGCAGTCATATCGTATTCATTCTCAGGCAACAATGATGCATTAGCTGGCAGTGTGGCTAAAGAACTGTCGTCTGATTATTTTCAGATTTCTGAAGCCAAGCCGCGGACATTGAGTTCCATTACAATGGATATGATTTTTAGCAGGATACCGTTGGTACAGCCATCACCTAACTTATTAATGAAGTATGATTTGATTCTCTTTTTTGGACCGATCTGGATGGGGCAAGTGGCGACACCAATCCGACCATATTTAAGGCATTTTAAAAAAAATCCGAACAAGTATGGTTTCATCTCAATCAGTGGTGGAG
This Paenibacillus sp. FSL R5-0345 DNA region includes the following protein-coding sequences:
- a CDS encoding FMN-binding protein — its product is MRMIIGVRSKRKIPKWMIILSFLGVIAVLVWGGILFSAPGRREVQRLTINVIDFDKLRDGIYVGEYIGTKDHSRDTKVQASISMGSISGIKILKGAIDKNGEPLKLKGGISIGDLFRHVIESQSLQVDVISGATLTSKAHLKALENALVQAKTK
- a CDS encoding flavodoxin family protein, giving the protein MNIAVISYSFSGNNDALAGSVAKELSSDYFQISEAKPRTLSSITMDMIFSRIPLVQPSPNLLMKYDLILFFGPIWMGQVATPIRPYLRHFKKNPNKYGFISISGGADGPNTKVPGELRKRAGADPVVFIDLYIADLISTNPKPTRKATSAYKLDPSDIKQLTCTIVKRLKDVT